In the genome of Deinococcus deserti VCD115, one region contains:
- a CDS encoding S1 family peptidase, which yields MHFPLKTAAALSSMLFASALAITYGQPDGNRHPFVGALVGEFGAQTYPYCSGTLISTTVFLTAAHCDLGQARVTVMFDSKYSRQTKLHTGTLHAHPQYGAAQNDPHDIAVVVFDKPVTGLTPARLPTRGQFDRLSPDQQFTSVGYGGQEAVNQPGGPVNGYLDTREYSFGTLNAVNPAWLRISQNPATGNGGTCYGDSGGPNFLGAGASETNLVAGTTITGDALCKSTNVTYRLDTDSARNFLERFVALP from the coding sequence ATGCATTTCCCCCTCAAGACTGCCGCCGCCCTGAGTTCCATGCTGTTTGCGTCTGCCCTGGCCATCACCTACGGTCAGCCCGACGGCAACAGGCACCCTTTTGTGGGCGCCCTTGTCGGCGAGTTCGGCGCTCAGACCTATCCTTACTGCTCAGGCACGCTGATTTCTACAACTGTATTTCTTACGGCGGCTCACTGCGACCTGGGCCAGGCGCGGGTCACGGTCATGTTTGACAGTAAATACAGCAGGCAGACGAAACTGCATACCGGGACCCTCCACGCCCACCCGCAATATGGCGCGGCCCAGAATGACCCTCACGACATTGCGGTAGTGGTCTTCGACAAGCCCGTCACTGGCCTGACCCCCGCCCGCCTGCCCACCCGGGGCCAGTTTGACCGCCTGTCACCGGATCAGCAGTTCACCAGCGTGGGCTACGGAGGCCAGGAAGCGGTCAATCAACCCGGCGGACCGGTCAACGGATATCTCGACACCCGTGAATATTCATTCGGCACCCTGAATGCGGTCAACCCGGCGTGGCTGCGCATCTCGCAGAATCCGGCGACGGGCAACGGCGGCACCTGCTACGGTGACTCTGGTGGGCCGAACTTCCTGGGCGCCGGGGCGAGTGAGACGAATCTGGTCGCCGGGACGACCATCACCGGGGACGCGCTGTGCAAAAGCACCAATGTGACTTACCGGCTGGATACGGACTCGGCCCGGAACTTCCTGGAGCGATTCGTGGCCCTGCCCTGA
- a CDS encoding tetratricopeptide repeat protein, translating to MTNFPSSPQDDQAPSSGAGQVEALLARASQLEQQDWASALLVLCEALTLARQQEDQSSPARVLLQLATLEWRLSKFDSAQAHASEALQDFRRRADQHHEAWCLRLLGNIHGVQGQYVAASELLQASAALSRETGNRTCLASCLNNLGIIANELGDYASGLEYLLEALKTYDEHDLHVPSTLNNIATHYRQLGQHASALEHHEQALERARSLGAHGLTAAYIHNMAETLRQSDRHEQAMPLLEESLTLARQIGDRQTELLALDSLGQTHQALGAPELARQCYEEGLRLAPSARHPLAEVKLLMHHASLQPEGRREMLEQSLRLSQDKNLRAELLEAHDLLARFHREAGEFRLALEHLEQARAVERELFNEAQDHRTQALQIQYDLARTRASNEAQRQLNEQLRRANEELDAFSYTISHDLRAPVRHIKGFVGLLRSVMDTDAHPKSGRYLNVIEDSTDRLNNLIDAMLNFARQSQEPLQLTQVDLGQLVGSLQAELAAQVQDQRVCWQIGSLPVVQGDFALLRQVMINLLSNALKYSRPRDESVVEVWAERQGAVWAVHVRDNGVGFDPQYADKLFGVFQRLHRQDEFEGTGVGLATVQRIVIRHGGEVSATSQGNEGATFTFTLPA from the coding sequence ATGACCAATTTTCCCTCCAGCCCCCAGGATGATCAGGCCCCCAGCTCTGGGGCCGGTCAGGTTGAGGCTCTGCTGGCGCGGGCATCGCAGCTTGAGCAGCAGGACTGGGCCAGTGCGCTGCTGGTGTTGTGCGAGGCCCTGACCCTGGCGCGGCAGCAGGAGGATCAGAGCAGCCCCGCGCGTGTTCTGCTGCAACTGGCGACGTTGGAATGGCGACTGTCGAAGTTTGACAGTGCCCAGGCTCACGCGAGTGAAGCCCTGCAGGATTTTCGCAGGCGTGCCGACCAGCACCACGAGGCCTGGTGCCTGCGGCTGCTGGGCAATATCCACGGGGTGCAGGGGCAGTACGTTGCGGCGTCTGAGCTCCTGCAGGCGTCGGCCGCGCTCAGCCGTGAAACGGGCAACCGCACCTGTCTGGCCTCGTGTCTCAATAACCTGGGCATTATTGCCAACGAGCTGGGCGATTATGCGTCCGGACTGGAATATCTGCTCGAAGCGTTAAAGACCTACGACGAGCACGATCTTCACGTTCCATCGACCCTGAACAACATCGCGACCCACTACCGGCAGCTGGGACAGCACGCCAGCGCACTGGAGCATCATGAGCAGGCGTTGGAACGCGCCCGGTCGCTCGGAGCGCATGGATTAACGGCGGCGTATATCCACAACATGGCCGAGACGCTGAGACAGTCTGACCGTCATGAACAGGCCATGCCGCTCCTGGAAGAGTCCCTGACACTGGCCCGCCAGATCGGAGACCGTCAGACCGAACTGCTGGCCCTGGACAGTCTGGGGCAGACCCATCAGGCGCTGGGAGCTCCGGAACTGGCCCGGCAGTGCTATGAGGAAGGGCTGCGCCTGGCTCCTTCTGCGCGGCACCCGCTGGCCGAGGTGAAGCTGCTGATGCATCACGCGTCGTTGCAGCCAGAGGGCCGCCGCGAGATGCTTGAGCAGTCCCTGAGGCTGTCCCAGGACAAGAATCTGCGCGCAGAACTGCTGGAGGCCCATGATCTGCTGGCCCGGTTTCACCGGGAGGCGGGGGAGTTCAGGCTTGCACTGGAGCACCTTGAGCAGGCGCGTGCCGTGGAAAGGGAGCTGTTCAATGAAGCTCAGGACCACCGGACCCAGGCGCTGCAGATTCAATACGATCTGGCCAGAACACGGGCATCGAACGAAGCCCAGCGTCAGCTCAACGAGCAGCTGCGGCGAGCAAATGAGGAACTCGATGCGTTCAGCTATACCATCTCGCACGATCTGCGCGCGCCAGTCCGGCATATCAAGGGTTTTGTCGGGCTGCTGCGCAGCGTGATGGACACGGACGCGCACCCCAAGTCCGGGCGGTATCTGAATGTCATTGAGGACTCCACCGACCGCTTGAACAATCTGATTGACGCCATGCTGAACTTTGCTCGTCAGTCACAGGAGCCACTGCAGCTGACCCAGGTAGATCTGGGGCAACTGGTCGGGTCGCTTCAGGCTGAACTGGCTGCGCAGGTGCAGGATCAGCGCGTGTGCTGGCAGATCGGAAGCCTGCCGGTGGTGCAGGGCGACTTCGCACTGCTGAGGCAGGTGATGATCAACCTGCTCTCCAACGCGCTGAAGTATTCGAGGCCCCGGGACGAGAGCGTGGTCGAGGTCTGGGCGGAACGTCAGGGTGCGGTCTGGGCGGTTCACGTTCGCGATAACGGGGTCGGATTCGATCCCCAGTACGCCGACAAACTGTTCGGGGTATTTCAGCGCCTGCACCGCCAGGACGAATTTGAAGGTACCGGGGTCGGGCTGGCCACGGTGCAGCGAATAGTGATCCGGCACGGAGGTGAGGTGTCGGCCACGTCACAGGGCAACGAAGGCGCCACTTTTACCTTCACGCTGCCGGCCTGA
- a CDS encoding SGNH/GDSL hydrolase family protein has product MLFKAHQTVLMIGDSITDAGRTQGTGEWGQGYVRMVRALLLASCPELNLKVINRGVSGDSVRDLSARWEQDVTAHQPDWVSIKIGVNDVWRAFAGQPDLAVPPEEYQERLSGLLDRTIQAGGQPLLMTPFLVEPNRAESMRQRVEHYAGLMTALGRERQIPVVELQPAFDAAAEVTHPGMWAPDRVHPSDAGHGLIALQFLRKVGAPILSGSAD; this is encoded by the coding sequence ATGTTGTTTAAAGCACATCAGACTGTGTTGATGATCGGGGACAGCATTACCGATGCCGGGCGCACCCAGGGCACAGGGGAATGGGGGCAGGGCTACGTGAGGATGGTCCGTGCCCTGCTTCTGGCCAGCTGTCCGGAGCTCAATCTGAAGGTGATCAACCGTGGTGTCAGTGGGGACTCTGTACGCGACCTCAGCGCCCGCTGGGAGCAGGACGTGACGGCCCACCAGCCTGACTGGGTCAGCATCAAGATTGGCGTCAACGATGTCTGGCGGGCCTTTGCTGGTCAGCCTGACCTGGCGGTGCCGCCAGAGGAATATCAGGAGCGGCTCTCCGGGCTGCTGGACCGCACCATTCAGGCAGGGGGGCAGCCGCTGCTGATGACGCCGTTTCTGGTTGAACCCAACCGTGCCGAGTCCATGCGCCAGAGGGTCGAGCACTACGCAGGGTTGATGACGGCCCTGGGACGTGAGCGGCAGATTCCGGTGGTGGAGTTGCAGCCCGCGTTCGATGCGGCGGCCGAGGTTACTCATCCCGGTATGTGGGCACCCGACCGGGTTCACCCCTCAGACGCCGGACATGGCCTGATTGCCCTACAGTTTCTGCGTAAAGTCGGAGCTCCGATTCTGAGTGGTTCAGCCGACTAG
- a CDS encoding MFS transporter, whose product MAFSGREIPLHVVGAVAFAVQGMYISLYGPIYPRLLEHFDLTQAQVGWIAGVSFLGSSSAMLGATWLMGYFGVRRMLSISLLHVGIGAVGVGFSPGWTLALLSALVAGLGIGGVSSAINVSLASLPERSAPVLNMVNAMFGLGCVLGPLLVAALSSGTTRWPFVVVGLLAFVVLVCARGLPRTAPTTAPRDTVPRAKRGITLFTLLLFLYVMTEVGAASWMTTHLAPQLGARNAAALVSGFWLAFMLGRFAGAPLTAKFPPQVLVPAAAVLAIGAAALTSLPDLRVAAYMLLGLVLAPVFPTTVAWYGQHLTPRRLPIAMTGGTMGAVAIQPLMGLAVSSSSVSAIPVVLLVLAGCVLAVSIWIRMFQGARGAPQAGAR is encoded by the coding sequence ATGGCATTCTCCGGCAGGGAAATTCCTCTTCACGTTGTTGGCGCTGTCGCCTTTGCTGTTCAGGGGATGTATATCTCCCTGTATGGCCCGATATATCCGCGACTTCTGGAACACTTCGACCTGACCCAGGCGCAGGTCGGCTGGATTGCCGGGGTCAGTTTCCTGGGTTCCAGCAGTGCCATGCTGGGCGCCACCTGGCTGATGGGGTACTTCGGCGTACGCCGGATGCTGTCCATCTCACTGCTGCATGTGGGGATAGGTGCGGTCGGCGTCGGCTTCTCTCCTGGCTGGACTCTGGCGCTTCTGTCTGCCCTGGTCGCTGGCCTGGGCATCGGCGGCGTCAGCAGCGCCATCAACGTTTCGCTGGCCAGTCTTCCCGAGCGCTCTGCTCCCGTGCTGAATATGGTCAATGCCATGTTCGGGCTGGGATGTGTCCTTGGGCCACTCCTGGTGGCGGCACTGTCCAGCGGCACCACCCGCTGGCCTTTCGTCGTGGTCGGCCTGCTGGCCTTTGTGGTGCTGGTCTGTGCCCGTGGGTTACCCCGGACGGCACCAACCACGGCGCCCCGGGATACAGTTCCACGGGCAAAACGCGGCATTACGCTGTTTACGCTGCTGCTGTTCCTGTACGTGATGACTGAGGTCGGTGCAGCAAGCTGGATGACCACTCACCTGGCGCCGCAGCTGGGCGCCCGGAACGCTGCCGCCCTGGTCAGCGGATTCTGGCTGGCCTTTATGCTGGGCCGCTTTGCCGGCGCGCCGCTGACTGCGAAGTTTCCCCCACAGGTGCTGGTTCCGGCCGCCGCTGTACTGGCCATCGGCGCCGCTGCACTCACCTCCCTGCCCGACCTGCGCGTGGCCGCCTACATGCTTCTGGGCCTCGTTCTGGCACCGGTTTTCCCCACCACTGTCGCCTGGTACGGCCAGCATCTCACCCCCCGGCGGCTCCCGATTGCCATGACGGGCGGAACGATGGGCGCAGTGGCGATCCAGCCACTGATGGGGCTGGCTGTCAGTTCCTCCAGCGTATCGGCAATTCCTGTGGTTCTGCTGGTCCTGGCAGGCTGTGTGCTGGCGGTGTCGATCTGGATCAGGATGTTTCAGGGTGCTCGGGGCGCGCCTCAAGCCGGCGCCCGGTAG
- the rsgA gene encoding ribosome small subunit-dependent GTPase A, protein MTGALQDLGWSDFFAEAAEPFLQDESVQAEPGRIASVGRASYQIWTAQGLEDALLAGTLRQEAPGQQVPVIGDWVIAQRLAEAQALRIQQVLPRRTTFARAVHGGTAEQIIAANVDVVFIVTTPDQDFDLPRLGRYVAAVQVSGAEPVVLLNKSDLVQDAAWYLEQVRRLGPDLPAHQISAAQHGGLDSIQPYFTPGRTVALIGSSGVGKSTLTNRLLGQEVAATGSVRETDQQGRHTTTGRTLYRVPGGGLLIDNPGLRDIAVWDADSRSVNFEVIEELATKCRFRKCTHMTEPGCAVQRAVQKGQLDAQVLAAYHEAQGQPVRRPKKR, encoded by the coding sequence ATGACGGGCGCTCTCCAGGACCTGGGCTGGTCCGATTTCTTTGCTGAGGCCGCCGAGCCGTTTTTGCAGGATGAGTCTGTGCAGGCTGAGCCCGGACGGATTGCCAGCGTCGGGCGGGCGTCCTATCAGATCTGGACAGCGCAGGGCCTGGAGGACGCCCTGCTGGCCGGAACGCTGCGTCAGGAAGCACCGGGGCAGCAGGTGCCGGTGATCGGCGATTGGGTCATTGCGCAGCGTCTGGCAGAGGCGCAGGCTTTACGCATTCAGCAGGTGCTTCCCCGGCGCACCACGTTCGCCCGCGCGGTGCATGGCGGCACAGCCGAGCAGATCATTGCAGCCAACGTGGACGTCGTGTTTATCGTCACGACGCCGGATCAGGATTTTGACCTGCCGCGCCTGGGCCGATATGTAGCCGCAGTGCAGGTCAGCGGCGCCGAGCCGGTCGTGCTGCTCAACAAATCAGACCTTGTGCAGGACGCCGCCTGGTATCTGGAACAGGTCAGACGCCTTGGGCCCGATCTACCGGCGCATCAGATCTCGGCAGCTCAGCATGGCGGGCTCGACAGTATCCAGCCTTACTTCACACCCGGCCGGACCGTGGCCCTGATCGGTTCGTCCGGCGTGGGCAAATCCACCCTGACCAACCGGCTCCTGGGCCAGGAGGTCGCGGCCACCGGCAGCGTGCGTGAGACCGATCAGCAGGGCCGGCACACCACGACGGGCCGGACCCTTTACCGGGTGCCCGGCGGGGGACTGCTGATCGACAACCCTGGCCTGCGGGATATCGCAGTCTGGGACGCCGACTCCCGCAGCGTGAACTTTGAGGTGATCGAGGAACTGGCGACCAAGTGCCGCTTCCGCAAATGCACCCACATGACCGAACCCGGGTGTGCCGTTCAGCGCGCCGTCCAGAAAGGGCAACTGGACGCACAGGTTCTGGCGGCCTACCACGAGGCCCAGGGTCAGCCGGTACGCCGCCCGAAAAAGCGCTGA
- a CDS encoding M42 family metallopeptidase, with translation MPENHNHPGAEAGHGDSPALAHLRHLVRLTGPSGSEEDVIRAVHHAAAALADHTEVDAFGNVIAIRRAASEGARRVIVAAHMDEVGFRVRQITPTGFLRLEKVGGTDDRILPAQRVWVRTQQGRLMGVIGTKSAHLLTDTDRQRIVPAPELYVDIGARNADEAIGMGVHLGDPVGFVGVLTELGQNTGRYTAHAVDDRAGCAVMLALLERYQDSPPPVTVIFAFTVQEEVGLRGAQAVASAYKADVALALDMTAADDTPELGTCHLQLGAGPAVKVMDFSTMAHPAVRRGLIAAADAGGIAVQHELLRGIGTDAGALQYGSQGIPTGAVSVANRYTHSPVEVVDERDLSGALELLDHFIQRLPDLDLRFVALSDT, from the coding sequence ATGCCAGAAAACCACAACCACCCGGGCGCAGAAGCAGGCCACGGTGATTCGCCCGCCCTTGCGCATCTGCGTCACCTTGTCCGGCTCACCGGACCCAGCGGCAGTGAGGAGGACGTTATCCGGGCCGTCCACCATGCCGCTGCCGCGCTGGCCGATCACACGGAGGTGGACGCCTTCGGGAATGTCATTGCCATCCGGCGCGCCGCCAGCGAGGGAGCACGCCGGGTGATTGTCGCGGCACACATGGACGAGGTCGGCTTCCGGGTCAGGCAGATCACCCCCACCGGGTTTCTGCGGCTGGAAAAAGTAGGCGGCACCGATGACCGCATCCTGCCTGCACAGCGCGTCTGGGTGCGCACGCAGCAGGGCCGGCTGATGGGCGTGATCGGCACAAAAAGTGCCCACCTGCTGACTGACACCGACCGGCAACGGATCGTGCCCGCACCCGAACTGTATGTGGATATTGGCGCGCGCAATGCGGACGAAGCCATCGGCATGGGGGTTCATCTGGGAGATCCGGTCGGATTCGTGGGGGTGTTGACCGAACTGGGTCAGAACACCGGCCGTTACACAGCCCACGCGGTAGATGACCGGGCCGGCTGCGCCGTGATGCTGGCCCTGCTGGAACGGTACCAGGACAGCCCTCCGCCGGTCACGGTCATCTTTGCCTTCACGGTGCAGGAGGAGGTCGGGCTGCGCGGCGCTCAGGCGGTGGCCAGCGCCTACAAGGCCGACGTGGCCCTGGCTCTGGACATGACGGCCGCCGACGATACGCCTGAGCTGGGGACCTGCCACCTTCAGCTGGGAGCCGGGCCGGCCGTGAAGGTGATGGACTTCTCGACCATGGCGCATCCGGCAGTGCGGCGCGGCCTCATCGCTGCTGCGGACGCGGGCGGGATCGCTGTACAGCACGAACTGCTGCGCGGCATTGGCACCGACGCCGGGGCCCTGCAGTACGGAAGCCAGGGCATACCGACCGGCGCGGTATCGGTGGCCAACCGCTATACCCACAGCCCCGTAGAGGTGGTGGACGAACGCGACCTCAGCGGCGCCCTGGAGTTGCTGGACCACTTTATCCAGCGTCTGCCGGACCTGGATCTGCGCTTCGTGGCGCTGAGTGACACCTGA
- a CDS encoding cupin domain-containing protein, which produces MKSVPVILGVVVSVSLVACMPAVSTTHAPDMHSTAMTLRPVVSHQTSVDAVNVPAEFDVVQTVTEFAPGAFSTVHTHGGHGYMTVLSGEITFRLAGGQERKAKAGETILENPGEMGQAGNSGTTPARYVITFLLPKGAALTTQQDPNAPTPAGQKTIARNTFTPTRPTGAFSVVQFMMNFAPGAATPVHTHGGEGYVTVLEGEITFRAGGTERTYKAGETFTERVNEVVQARNVGQVPASVVVTYLLPKGATLTTNQ; this is translated from the coding sequence ATGAAAAGCGTCCCTGTGATTCTTGGAGTCGTGGTCAGCGTTTCCCTGGTGGCCTGTATGCCAGCTGTCTCCACGACCCACGCCCCCGACATGCATAGCACCGCCATGACGCTCCGCCCCGTAGTCAGCCATCAGACCTCCGTGGACGCGGTCAATGTTCCAGCGGAGTTTGACGTCGTGCAGACAGTCACGGAGTTTGCGCCTGGGGCTTTTTCCACCGTACATACCCATGGCGGACACGGCTATATGACGGTGCTGAGTGGAGAAATTACATTCCGCCTCGCAGGTGGACAGGAGCGCAAGGCCAAAGCGGGAGAAACGATTCTGGAAAATCCAGGGGAGATGGGTCAGGCAGGCAATAGCGGAACAACTCCGGCGCGCTATGTCATCACGTTCCTGTTGCCCAAGGGCGCGGCCCTGACCACCCAGCAGGATCCGAACGCGCCGACTCCAGCTGGACAGAAGACCATTGCCCGCAACACCTTTACGCCAACCCGTCCCACAGGTGCATTCAGCGTGGTGCAGTTCATGATGAATTTTGCTCCGGGCGCCGCCACACCAGTACATACCCACGGGGGCGAGGGCTACGTGACTGTACTGGAAGGTGAAATCACCTTCAGAGCAGGAGGCACAGAACGAACCTACAAGGCTGGCGAAACCTTCACTGAACGGGTCAACGAGGTTGTGCAGGCCAGAAATGTTGGTCAGGTTCCCGCATCGGTGGTGGTGACCTACCTGCTTCCCAAAGGAGCAACGCTGACCACCAACCAGTAA
- a CDS encoding aldo/keto reductase: protein MTPYRRLGRSGLHLFPIGLGTMQFGWSADEQTSFDIMDAYAEAGGNFLDTADIYSNWTPDNPGGVSEEIMGRWMKARGNRDQMVVATKVRGPMGPRGSEGRGTIHQREGLSRRWILKACEDSLRRMQVDHIDLYQAHWVDNQTPIEETLEAFTELVKRGYVRYIGCSNYSAWRLMQALWTSDRRGLESYVSIQPEYSLLSPTRANFEREQQRVAAEYGLGVVPWSPLGGGMLTGKYRRGQPLPDSVRASENAARRFSDQNFDTVETLVSVAERHQAHPAQVSLAWLLTQPAVTAPIIGANSVKQLQELLGTVDLQLTEDDLNEISRVSDWERARTEREI from the coding sequence ATGACCCCCTACCGCAGACTTGGCCGCAGCGGCCTGCACCTTTTCCCCATTGGCCTGGGCACCATGCAGTTCGGCTGGAGTGCCGACGAACAGACGTCCTTTGACATCATGGACGCCTACGCCGAGGCCGGCGGCAACTTCCTGGACACCGCCGACATCTACAGCAACTGGACCCCGGACAACCCTGGAGGCGTGTCCGAGGAGATCATGGGCCGCTGGATGAAAGCCCGCGGCAACCGCGACCAGATGGTCGTGGCGACCAAGGTCCGGGGACCGATGGGCCCGCGCGGTAGCGAAGGGCGCGGCACCATTCACCAGCGCGAAGGGCTGTCCCGGCGCTGGATTCTGAAGGCCTGCGAGGACAGCCTGCGCCGCATGCAGGTCGATCACATTGACCTGTATCAGGCGCACTGGGTGGACAACCAGACGCCCATCGAGGAAACGCTCGAAGCCTTCACCGAGTTGGTGAAGCGCGGTTATGTTCGCTACATCGGCTGCTCGAACTACAGCGCGTGGCGCCTGATGCAGGCCCTGTGGACCAGTGACCGCCGCGGTCTGGAAAGCTATGTCAGCATCCAGCCGGAGTACAGCCTGCTCTCCCCCACCCGCGCGAACTTCGAGCGCGAGCAGCAGCGCGTGGCCGCGGAGTACGGCCTGGGTGTGGTGCCCTGGAGCCCGCTGGGCGGGGGAATGCTGACCGGCAAGTACCGGCGCGGCCAACCGCTGCCCGACAGCGTACGTGCCAGCGAGAATGCCGCGCGGCGATTCAGCGACCAGAACTTCGACACCGTCGAGACGCTGGTTTCGGTTGCCGAGCGGCACCAGGCTCACCCGGCGCAGGTCTCGCTGGCGTGGCTGCTCACGCAGCCGGCGGTGACCGCGCCGATTATCGGGGCCAACAGCGTCAAGCAGCTTCAGGAACTGCTGGGCACAGTGGACCTGCAGCTGACCGAGGATGACCTGAACGAAATCTCCCGGGTCAGCGACTGGGAGCGGGCAAGGACCGAGCGGGAAATTTAA